In Nocardioides sp. WS12, the DNA window GGAGCGGCTTCGGCTTCGACTACTACCGCGGCGAGGCGGCCGCGGACCTGTACGGCGTACGAACCCTCAACCTGCTGAAGCGCGTGCACCGCGGCAAGGTCCCCGATCGGCTGGGACGACTCGTCGTCGAGGGGCAAGCCGGCTCACTGGAGGGTGCCGCGCTCGACATGGTGCGGCAGACGGTCGCCCGGCGCACCGACTTCTTCTCGGCCCCGGCGCCGCCGGACCTCGACGTCTTCACCCGCGCCTTCCCGGGCTTCCGCGGGGAGTACCGACAGCTCAACTACGGGGACGTCGCTTCGATGTGCCGTGCTGGCGATGCCGTGGCCAACGGCGACGACATCCTCGTGGGCAACTCGGCGGCGTGGACGAACAACCACCTGGAAACCTTTCGGCGGCTCGCCGATGCCGACCTGGGCTCGCGCCGCGTCGTCGTACCCCTCACCTACGGGGACGCCGCCTACCGCGACGGGGTGATCCGGGGCGGTGAGCGGCTCCTCGGTGAGCGCTTCTTCCCGATCGTCGAGCACCTGCCGATCGACGAGTACCTCGAGATCCTCGCGGGGTGCGGAACTGCTGTGTTCCTGCACCGCCGCCAACAGGGCCTGGGCAATATCGTCGCTGCGGTGCAGCAGGGCACCCACGTCTACCTGGACCGCCGCAACCCGCTCTACACGTGGTTGCGAGAGCTCGGGCTCGAGATCCATCCTGCGGCCAGGCTCAAGGAGCCCCTACCCGAGGGGCCGGTGGAGGCCGACGCACTGGCGCGGCACCGTGAGGTGCTCGAGGGTTTCTGGGGAACCGACCGGGTGGAGGCCAACCTGACCCGGTTCGTAGCGGAGCTGGAGAAGCGGGTCAGCGCTTCTGCACGGCGGGCACGCCGGCAACGAGTGCTCCCGGGGCGACGGAACCGGTGACGACTGCTCCGGCCGCCACGACGGCGCCGGCGCCGATCACCAGCCGCTCGGTGGCGGTTCCGTTGATGACGGTGACCCCGGTCCCGAGGAACGCACCGCGTTCGACGGTGACGTGTCCGGCGATGTGCACTCCCGGGGACAGGGTCACGTAGTCCTCCAGGACCGCGTCGTGACTGACGGTGCAGCCGACGTTGACGTGGACGTGCCGGCCCAGGGCGATGTCGGTGGTCAGGACGCTGCCGGCGGCCACCACGCTCCCGGGCCCGAACCGCACCCGATCGGGTGAGTGCTCGACGCGCGGATGGATCAGGGTGGTCGCCACCAGCCCCGCCGTCTCGCACGCCCGCGCGGCACGCTCGCGGATCGCCGGGTCGCCGATCGCGGCCACGTAGAGCCCACCGCGGGTGACGTCGGCCAGGAGGCGGACCGGATGGCCGTGCACCGGCCCGCTGAGGTGGCTCTCGTCGTCGACCAGGAAGACCAGGTCCAGGTCCTCGCCGTGGACGTCCCGGGCCAGCCAGGCCAGTTCCCGGCCGTGCCCACCGGCGCCGAAGATGTGGAGGAGCTGCGTCATCGGCCGGCCTGGGCCCGGATCAGGCCGGTGATCAGTTCGATGTCGGCGACACTCACTGCGCTGCCAGTGGGCAGGACGACGACCTCACCGGCCACCTGCTCGGTCACGGGCAGGGTGTCGCCCGCGTCGGGGTCGAGGTCGCGGTACGGCGCCATCTTGTGGCATCCCGGCCAGAAGTAGCGACGGGCGAGGACGTTCTCCTGCTGCAGGGCCTCGACCAGGGCGTCCCGGGTGGTTCCGGCGCCCTCCTTCACCTGGAGGACGACGTACTGGAAGTTGTTCGCCTCGTCGGGATCGAACGACATCAGCTCCAGGCCCGGAACGTCGGCCAGCCCGGCGGCGTACGCGGCGTGATTGCGCTGGTTGACGGCGATCGTCGCGGACAGCGTCTCGAGGTTGGTCAGTCCCATGGCGGCGCAGACTTCGATCATCTTGCCGTTGGTGCCGGGGTGGATGACGTTGTCGTATCCAGCGAAGCCGAAGTTGCGCATCAGGCGGGCCTTCTCGGCGACCTCGTCGTCGTCCGTCATCACCGCCCCGCCCTCGAAGCTGTTGAAGAACTTCGTGGCGTGGAAGCTGAACACCTCGGCGCGACCGAAGCTGCCGATCATCCGGCCCCGGTGGGTGCAGGCGAAGGCATGGGCGGCGTCGAAGAGCAGTTCGAGGCCGTTTTCGTCCGCGATGGCCTGGAGTTCCTCGACCGCCGCGGGCTGACCCCACAGGTGCACGCCGATGATGCCGGTGGTCCGCGGCGTGATCGCGCGCCGCACGGATTCGGGGTCCAGCGTGTGGGTCGTCGGGTCGATGTCGGCGAACACAGGGGTGATGCCCTGCCAGTGCAGGGCGTGAGCCGTCGCGATGAACGTGTACGACGGCACGATCACCTCGCCCTCGAGCCCGAGCGCGCGGATGGCGATCTCCAGGGCGATGGTGCCGTTGCATGTCGCCACGCAGTGCTTGACGCCGGCCATCTCGGCCAGGCGGGACTCGAACTCGCGGACCACCGGGCCGTCGTTGGAGAACCAGCCGCGGTCGAAGATCTCGCCGACCCGGGTCAGGAAGGCCTCACGATCACCCATGTTGGGCCGGCCGACATGGCGGGGTTCCTCAAACACAGGCACCCGGCGACTCTACTGAACTACCCTGTCGGCTCATGCGCGTGCTCCAGGCGCCGGTCAACATCGCCAATCAGCCGTGGCTGATGGCCCAGGGACTTCGTCAGGCCGGACACGAGGTCGAGGTCTGGCAATTCCGGGAGCATCCCTTCGGGTATCCGGTCGATCGGACCGTCGACGTGACGGCCGGCCCGTTGGCGATCCTCCGCACCTTGATGGAGGCGGTCGAGCAGGGCTTCGACGTCGTGCACTTCCACTACGCGAGTTCGCTGGTGCCCCAGCGCGAGTTCCTGCCCTGGTTCTGGGACCTGCCGGTGTGGCGGTCGCTCGGCGTGACGGTGGTGTTCACCTTCCACGGCTCGGACGCGCGCCTGCGGAGCCATCACATCGCCGACGACACGTGGAGCTACTACCGGTTCGCAGACGTTCCCTGCGATGAGGACCTGATCACCACGCGGCTGGCGGTCATTCGCCGGTACGCCTCCCACATGACCGTGGGCAGCGTGCTCGACCTGCCTTACGTCGACGAGGGTGTGTACGTCCCGAAGATCGTCGACACCGACGGCATCCGGGTGGGCGCGCCACCCGACCGGGCCCGGGCGGTCGTCGCCCACGCTCCGAGCCGCCGCTCGACCAAGGGCACGGACATCGTGTTGCAGTCGCTCGACACCCTTCGCGAGGAGGGGGTCCCGTTCGACCTGGACCTGATCGAGGGGGTCAGCAACGCCGAGGCGCTGGCCAGGATGGGCCGCGCGGACATCGTGGTGGAGAAGCTGCTCGGTGGAGACGCGGGAGTGACGTCGCTCGAGGCGATGGCGCTGGGTCGGGTGGCCGTCGCGCGCATCCGTGACCAGGTTCGGGAGCGGCACCCCGCGATGCCGGTCGTCTCGGCGTCGCCGGACACCTTCCTGGACGTCATGCGCGGGCTCCTCACGGACCCTGAGCGCCGGGTGCGCCTGGGGCAGGAGGGTCGGCAGTACGTCGAGACCGAGCACTCGCCGGCCGTGGTCGGTCGCCTCCTGGAGGAGCTCTACCGATCACCCGGCCGCCCGGGCATCCCGGCCTTCCCCGACTGGACCGTGCCGCCCACCGAAGCGGCGTTGGAGGTCCTGCGGACCCGCCTCGAGAAGGAGCGGGCCGAACGAGTCCGACTGCGGGGGCGGACCAAGGAGCTGCGCGGCAAGCTCCAGGTCAAGCGCGCCGAGCTGCTGGAGGCGCAGCAGGAGATCGCCGCGCTCAAGCGCCGCACGGCCCGCGGACTGGCGGGGCGGGCGTGGCGTCGCGCCGTCGTACGGCGTTAGCGGCGGCTTCCGGGCTGCCTGCGCGTTGCACCGCACCCTGAAATAGGATGCGTCCGGTGACTTTGAGCGAAAAGGATGTTCGCCCGCAGACCGCCGCGTCGGCCCATCGCTGGGACTACGACGTCCTGCGCATCCTGGCGATCCTTGGCGTCGTCGCCATTCACGTCTTCGGCCTGATCCTGGGGCGACCTGACCTGCGCGGCACGGACACCTGGAACTTCGCGGTCATCCTCGCCATCGGCAGCAACTGGTGCGTCCCGATGTTCGTCATGGTCAGCGGCGCCTTGCTGCTCGCGCCACGGGCGCATGCGGCCGGCCCCGGAGCGTTCCTGAAGAAGCGGGCGGTGCGCCTGCTGCCAGCGGTGATCGTGTGGCACCTGGTCTATCTCGTGGTCGTCCGTCACTGGATCCTGCAGGCGGACCTGGTCCCGGAGACCGTTGCGGTGAACTTCATCGACGGCAAGGTCTACACGGCGCTGTACTTCCTGTGGCTGATCCTCGGCCTGTACGTCGTTGCGCCTGTCATCGCGGCCTTCCTGCGCGACGGGGACGCGCGCCGCGCGCAGATCACGGCCATCGTTGCCTGCTTGTGGGGCGCGGCGCTGCTGGTGCTGCCCCTGGTCGCGACCCAGTTGGGCTTCCCGCGCACCCGCACCGACACGGCCATCACGCTGTGGATTCCGTACGTCGGGCTCTTCATCGCCGGGTACGCCTGGCGGGAGCCCCGGGCCGAGGGTCGCCGCTGGATCTGGGCAGGCGGGATCGCGGTCGCCCTGGTGACACTCGACATCTGGCTGTTCAACGTCGCTCCCGACTTCGCCTGGCTGCGCGCGTTCCTCCCGGTGCACTACGTCTCGCTCCCGACGGTCGGGGCCGCGCTCGCCATCTACCTGTGCGTGATCGACCTCTGCGCACGCCTGCGGCCGAAGGAGCGGGTGGTGAAGGTCATCGGGGCGATCGGCAGTGCAACCTTCGGGGTGTTCCTGGTGCATCTGCTGCTCGTTGCGGTGGTCCGCCGCTGGTGGCCGGACCTGTACGCCGACCCGGCCCCTGTGGCCAAGCTCGAGCTCTACGCGATGGTGGTCGTCGCATCCTTCGCGATCAGCGTGGCCGCCGCCCGCGTGCCCTGGTTGCGCCGGATCTTCTGAAACCGGCGGCTACGGCGTCCCGGCGGACGCGAGGTGGTCCTTGACCAGCGGCACCAGTTTGTTGGCGAGGTCCGGTGCCAGCACCTTCACCCAGGTCGCCGTGATGTGCGAGCCCTGCCGATAGGTGAGCACGTTCCGGATCACCGCCTTGCAGACGCCATCGGGGCAGACCAGCGGATTCATGTCGATGAAGGCAGCGTCGTCGACCTGCTCGGCCGCCTCCTTCATCGCGAGGTTGCTGCTCGACTCGGCATACGGCCAGGAGCAGTCGTCGCCCGCGGTGGCCGCGTCGTGCTCGGCCACGCATTCGTACGCGTTCGCGCCGATCTCCGGTGACGGACTCGGGGTGTCGGACAGGGCGATCACCCGGGTGCCCTGGTCGGTGAACTGCTGCCAGTAGCTGACGTAGCCCGCCACGAGGCCCTCGAGGGTCTCCTTGCCGTCGGCATCGGCCGCAGCCTTGCGCAGGCCGGTCGTGATCAGCACCTGGGGGCGGTCCTTGCCCTTGGCCTCGGAAAGGCGCCGGAACACTTCCTGGCCCCATTCCCGGCATTCGGGGAAGGGTTTGCCGGCGACGAACGTCATCGTGTCGGTGAACGTGCAGCCGCCCTTGGTGTAGATCCGCACCCGCCAGTGGTTGGCCTCGGCGATCGCGTCGATGGCCGGCATCCACTGGGCGACCTTGGAGTCGCCGACGACGACCACCAAGGGACCGCCGTCGGGGTCGCCGCTGTCGCAGGCCTTCACGTCGGTGTCGTAGACCTCGACGGCGCAGCCCTTCTCGTACAGGGCAGGGGAGTCGAGGACCGCGTCCACCGGATCCGGAGTGATCACGTCGAAGAGGGGGGTGGTGTCGGCGGACGGGGGACTGGTCTCCGCGCCGCGCAGTTGTTCGGGGACCAACTGGATGCCGGCACCCCCGATCCCGCTGGCCGTGCCTCGCGACTGCAGGACTGCGCCCTGGAGGACGAGGCCGGCAACGGCGGCGACCAGGGTGCAGTTCAGGCCGATGGACAGGGCCAGGCGTGGCGAGGCTGCGATCGCCTTCGAGTGGCGCACGGGGCTCTCGACGAAGCGGTACGACAGCCAGGCCGGAACGACGGAGAGTACGACGACGAGGAGACCCTGGGCCGCGGAGAGCTCCCCCCACTGCCACGTGGCGAACCGCAGGGCTGGCCAGTGCCACAGGTAGAGCGAGTACGACAGTCCGCCCACCCAGACGAACAGTGGATTGCCGAGCAGGCGACCCACGCCGGTGTGCCCGGCGGCGAAGCCCCCGATGATGACGGCGGCCGTGCCCAGCGTCGGCACGAGAGCGCCGGGTGCGGGCCATGCGGTCTGCGTGGACTGCAGCATCAGGCCCGTACCGAGGACGGCGAGTCCGGCCAGGACCAGGGCCTGTCCGGCCCGCCGGGACAGCCGGTCCCACTGGGTCGCGCCGAGCGCCACGAGCGCGCCGATGCCGAGCTCCCACAGTCGCGTCGGGGTGACGAAGAAGGCCTCGGAGGGACGCTCGGCGGTGAGCCAGAAGGCGCACAGGAGCGACGGGATGACGATGACGAGGGTCAGGCCGATCGCCAGGATTGCCCGCCGCGGCGGCGCCGAGTCGTCGCGTCGGCGGCGCTTGCCGCCCACCCACAGGAGGCCCAACAGCACCAGCGGCCAGATGAAGTAGAACTGCTCCTCCACCGCCAGTGACCAGAAGTGCAGGACCGGGGACGGCGCGACGTCCTCGGCCATGTAGTCGACGGAGCGGGCCGAGAAGACCCAGTTCACGACATACGTCGCGGCGCCGATGATGTCGGTGGAGATGGCCTGCCACTGCACCCGCGAGACCATGAGCCACGACATCAGCGTCGTGACGACGAGGACCACCGCCGCGGCGGGCAGCAGTCGCCGGGCGCGGCGGGCGTAGAACCCGGGCAAGCTGATCCGGCCGGTGCGCTCCAGTTCGCGCAGCAACTGGGCCGTGATCACGAAGCCGGACACGACGAAGAAGATGTCGACGCCGGCGAAACCGCCGCCGGGGATGGCCAGCCCGGCGTGGTGCAACAGCACCACCGACACTGCGACGGCGCGGAGACCTTCGATGTCGGGACGGAACTGCGCGGCTCCGGGTCGTTCGTCGGGGGTCCGGTGGGCGTTCACGGTCAGGACGGTCCAGCCAGCGACTGGACGCCCGCGCGGTACACGCCGTCGAGGATCTCGGCCTGCCGCTCCCAGGTCCACTCCGAGAGGGGGACCCGGTCGTCGTACGCGCTGCGATAGCGAGCCGGATCGGCCAGCACGGCCAGGGTGGCGCGGGTGAAGTCGGCGACGTCGTCGGCGATGAAGACCTCGCCCTGCCCGGTCGCCTTCACCTGGGTCGACATGGCGCGCACGTCGCTGACCACGATCGGCAGCCGGGCGTGGCTGTACTCGAAGAACTTGGTGATCAGTGCGATCTCGTGGTTCGGGAAGTGCTGGATCGGGATCAGTCCGACGTCGGCGGAGGAGAGGTACTCCACGACGTGCTCGGGAGCGACGTACGGCAGCAGGTGCAGTCGGTCCGCGACCCCCAGTTCCTGCGCGCGCTCGACGACCTCGACGACAGGAGCCGACTCGGGCACGGCGACGACGAGGGCCACGTGCACACCGGGCATCGCGGGCAGCGACTCGATCACGGTGCCGAGACCGCGCTGCCGTGACGGCGAACCGCTGTAGACGAGGATCGGGGTCTCGGGGCCGACACCGCACAGCTCACGCACACCCGGACGGGCCGAGCCGTCGTCGGTGGCGATGGTCGGGCAGTTCAGCACGACCGACGGCGTCCGGGACAGGCCGTGTCGTTCGACGAGCAGCTCGGCGAGCTCCCCGGACACGGTCACCACTTCGTCGGCGTACGCGGCGAACTCGCGTTCGTGCGCCATCTGCGCGACGTGCCACCGGGGGTGGTCGTTCCACGGCTTGGCGCCGGGCAGGAACTCGTGGGCGTCCCAGACCAGGGCGATCTTCCGACCCTGCAGCACGCCGCGCATCTTGGCGCGTGCCCCGGCGCCGAGCATCCGGAAGTCGTTGGCGTGGATGACGTCGGGGCGGAGCTTGTCGATCGCGGGGCCGTAGGCCGCCTCGAAGTCCCACAGGTGGCTGTCCAGCTGGCGCCAGGCCTTCGGCCCGCCCACCTTGACGTGGAACCAGGTGGCGGCGCGGTCCAGCGGGGCCGTCTGGGTCCGGCGCTTGCGGCGTACGGACTCCGTCGCCCGCGAACGCAGGCCGACCAGGTCGCCGAGCGCCTTGGCCAGTGCCCGACGCGGCAGCTGGCTGACCGGCTGGGCCCGGTGCAGGGTGCGGTCCTTGGCGAGTGCCGCGTTCCGGGCACGAGCCAGCCGCAGAGTCACGTCGGCGCGGCGGCGATCTGCAGCGAGCTGCTGCTGACGCTCACGTTCCTGGGAGCCGAACGCCAGGGGGTTGCGCCAGCGGGGGCTGCGGGCCTCGTAGGGCCGACGGTTGGTGGTGACCTTGAGCAGCCGCACCTGGGCGCCGCCGAGCTCCCACCGCGCCGTTTCGCCACGCGGGGCCAGTCCGAGCACGCGGACGTCCCAGCCGTGCTCCGCCATGGAGGTGGCCTGCTTCTGCACCCGGGAGTCCCGGCGCACGTCGTTGTCGACGAGGATCACCACGCGTGGGCGCCGGTCGGGCGCGTCGTCGGCATCCGGGACGTCGTCGGTTCGAGCATCGCCGGGCGGCAACATCGCGTTGGGCTCCCCACTTGTGGATCGTGCGGTCCCGGGTTCGGGATCGCACCGCCGTACGATACCGAGGCGCGCCGCTTCTCCCGATTTCGCCGGCGAAAGGATTTCCTTGAACACCGACAGGCCACGACGGCTCCTGTTCCTCGCCTTCGGGTTCCCTCCGGCGTTGAAGAGCTCCTCCTATCGGCTCCGGGAGATCGCGAACGCCTTCGCCGGCGCTGGCTGGCAGGTGACCGTTCTCAACGCGGCACGGGAGATGTGGGAGAACGAGTTCGGCCTGGACGAGTCCCTGCTGGACAACGTGGATCCCTCGATCCGGGTGATCGAACTCCCGCTTGCGCGTGCGGACCTGGAGACGGACATCCGCACCTACGACGAAGCACGGGCGCTGACTCCGGCACGCTGGTTGAAGGAGTGGCGGGAGAGGAACGAGGAGTCGTTCCCGGAGCCGACCTTCGGTGGCTGGCGCGACGACCTGGAGCGGGT includes these proteins:
- a CDS encoding TDP-N-acetylfucosamine:lipid II N-acetylfucosaminyltransferase, encoding MKIFHIGSDSHFVDYLVARFERLAPGANVLVQATSREPRSGEFTGPSSWVLPTAENVDLVVEQLQEADVVVVHAMSDFAALVCAQLPPDVVVVWSGFGFDYYRGEAAADLYGVRTLNLLKRVHRGKVPDRLGRLVVEGQAGSLEGAALDMVRQTVARRTDFFSAPAPPDLDVFTRAFPGFRGEYRQLNYGDVASMCRAGDAVANGDDILVGNSAAWTNNHLETFRRLADADLGSRRVVVPLTYGDAAYRDGVIRGGERLLGERFFPIVEHLPIDEYLEILAGCGTAVFLHRRQQGLGNIVAAVQQGTHVYLDRRNPLYTWLRELGLEIHPAARLKEPLPEGPVEADALARHREVLEGFWGTDRVEANLTRFVAELEKRVSASARRARRQRVLPGRRNR
- a CDS encoding acetyltransferase, with amino-acid sequence MTQLLHIFGAGGHGRELAWLARDVHGEDLDLVFLVDDESHLSGPVHGHPVRLLADVTRGGLYVAAIGDPAIRERAARACETAGLVATTLIHPRVEHSPDRVRFGPGSVVAAGSVLTTDIALGRHVHVNVGCTVSHDAVLEDYVTLSPGVHIAGHVTVERGAFLGTGVTVINGTATERLVIGAGAVVAAGAVVTGSVAPGALVAGVPAVQKR
- a CDS encoding DegT/DnrJ/EryC1/StrS family aminotransferase produces the protein MPVFEEPRHVGRPNMGDREAFLTRVGEIFDRGWFSNDGPVVREFESRLAEMAGVKHCVATCNGTIALEIAIRALGLEGEVIVPSYTFIATAHALHWQGITPVFADIDPTTHTLDPESVRRAITPRTTGIIGVHLWGQPAAVEELQAIADENGLELLFDAAHAFACTHRGRMIGSFGRAEVFSFHATKFFNSFEGGAVMTDDDEVAEKARLMRNFGFAGYDNVIHPGTNGKMIEVCAAMGLTNLETLSATIAVNQRNHAAYAAGLADVPGLELMSFDPDEANNFQYVVLQVKEGAGTTRDALVEALQQENVLARRYFWPGCHKMAPYRDLDPDAGDTLPVTEQVAGEVVVLPTGSAVSVADIELITGLIRAQAGR
- a CDS encoding glycosyltransferase family 4 protein translates to MRVLQAPVNIANQPWLMAQGLRQAGHEVEVWQFREHPFGYPVDRTVDVTAGPLAILRTLMEAVEQGFDVVHFHYASSLVPQREFLPWFWDLPVWRSLGVTVVFTFHGSDARLRSHHIADDTWSYYRFADVPCDEDLITTRLAVIRRYASHMTVGSVLDLPYVDEGVYVPKIVDTDGIRVGAPPDRARAVVAHAPSRRSTKGTDIVLQSLDTLREEGVPFDLDLIEGVSNAEALARMGRADIVVEKLLGGDAGVTSLEAMALGRVAVARIRDQVRERHPAMPVVSASPDTFLDVMRGLLTDPERRVRLGQEGRQYVETEHSPAVVGRLLEELYRSPGRPGIPAFPDWTVPPTEAALEVLRTRLEKERAERVRLRGRTKELRGKLQVKRAELLEAQQEIAALKRRTARGLAGRAWRRAVVRR
- a CDS encoding acyltransferase codes for the protein MTLSEKDVRPQTAASAHRWDYDVLRILAILGVVAIHVFGLILGRPDLRGTDTWNFAVILAIGSNWCVPMFVMVSGALLLAPRAHAAGPGAFLKKRAVRLLPAVIVWHLVYLVVVRHWILQADLVPETVAVNFIDGKVYTALYFLWLILGLYVVAPVIAAFLRDGDARRAQITAIVACLWGAALLVLPLVATQLGFPRTRTDTAITLWIPYVGLFIAGYAWREPRAEGRRWIWAGGIAVALVTLDIWLFNVAPDFAWLRAFLPVHYVSLPTVGAALAIYLCVIDLCARLRPKERVVKVIGAIGSATFGVFLVHLLLVAVVRRWWPDLYADPAPVAKLELYAMVVVASFAISVAAARVPWLRRIF
- a CDS encoding acyltransferase family protein, which produces MNAHRTPDERPGAAQFRPDIEGLRAVAVSVVLLHHAGLAIPGGGFAGVDIFFVVSGFVITAQLLRELERTGRISLPGFYARRARRLLPAAAVVLVVTTLMSWLMVSRVQWQAISTDIIGAATYVVNWVFSARSVDYMAEDVAPSPVLHFWSLAVEEQFYFIWPLVLLGLLWVGGKRRRRDDSAPPRRAILAIGLTLVIVIPSLLCAFWLTAERPSEAFFVTPTRLWELGIGALVALGATQWDRLSRRAGQALVLAGLAVLGTGLMLQSTQTAWPAPGALVPTLGTAAVIIGGFAAGHTGVGRLLGNPLFVWVGGLSYSLYLWHWPALRFATWQWGELSAAQGLLVVVLSVVPAWLSYRFVESPVRHSKAIAASPRLALSIGLNCTLVAAVAGLVLQGAVLQSRGTASGIGGAGIQLVPEQLRGAETSPPSADTTPLFDVITPDPVDAVLDSPALYEKGCAVEVYDTDVKACDSGDPDGGPLVVVVGDSKVAQWMPAIDAIAEANHWRVRIYTKGGCTFTDTMTFVAGKPFPECREWGQEVFRRLSEAKGKDRPQVLITTGLRKAAADADGKETLEGLVAGYVSYWQQFTDQGTRVIALSDTPSPSPEIGANAYECVAEHDAATAGDDCSWPYAESSSNLAMKEAAEQVDDAAFIDMNPLVCPDGVCKAVIRNVLTYRQGSHITATWVKVLAPDLANKLVPLVKDHLASAGTP
- a CDS encoding glycosyltransferase family 4 protein, which gives rise to MLPPGDARTDDVPDADDAPDRRPRVVILVDNDVRRDSRVQKQATSMAEHGWDVRVLGLAPRGETARWELGGAQVRLLKVTTNRRPYEARSPRWRNPLAFGSQERERQQQLAADRRRADVTLRLARARNAALAKDRTLHRAQPVSQLPRRALAKALGDLVGLRSRATESVRRKRRTQTAPLDRAATWFHVKVGGPKAWRQLDSHLWDFEAAYGPAIDKLRPDVIHANDFRMLGAGARAKMRGVLQGRKIALVWDAHEFLPGAKPWNDHPRWHVAQMAHEREFAAYADEVVTVSGELAELLVERHGLSRTPSVVLNCPTIATDDGSARPGVRELCGVGPETPILVYSGSPSRQRGLGTVIESLPAMPGVHVALVVAVPESAPVVEVVERAQELGVADRLHLLPYVAPEHVVEYLSSADVGLIPIQHFPNHEIALITKFFEYSHARLPIVVSDVRAMSTQVKATGQGEVFIADDVADFTRATLAVLADPARYRSAYDDRVPLSEWTWERQAEILDGVYRAGVQSLAGPS